The Candidatus Poribacteria bacterium genome has a window encoding:
- a CDS encoding DUF89 family protein, whose translation MKARPLCVPCFVKQALTTAQMVTEDEKVHEKVLREVLRRMADRIDLSLSPAHLSTWAARIACQVMGVEDPYLEVKREFNELGLRMYPKLKEIVTRADDPLHTALKLAAAGNVIDFSAGTPYRIEEEIKEVLRGGFAIDQYESFREKLKRCDELIYILDNAGEIVFDKLLMEELIRYGIKNITAIVKSKPILNDATSEDAEMVGIGELTEIIETGTGYLGLPVDLSPPEVIKKVRRAPLVISKGQANFETLDEFDAEIFFILKAKCPTVAERIGVEVGEMVFYRRRG comes from the coding sequence ATGAAAGCCAGACCTCTATGCGTGCCCTGTTTCGTCAAACAGGCGCTGACAACGGCACAGATGGTCACCGAAGACGAGAAAGTTCACGAGAAGGTTCTAAGGGAGGTATTGCGAAGGATGGCCGACCGGATCGACCTCTCGCTCTCACCGGCTCATCTCTCCACCTGGGCCGCGAGGATCGCCTGTCAGGTCATGGGCGTGGAGGACCCATATCTTGAGGTCAAGAGGGAGTTCAACGAGCTGGGGCTGAGGATGTATCCGAAGCTGAAGGAGATCGTCACAAGGGCAGACGATCCGTTACATACCGCCTTAAAGCTGGCAGCGGCGGGGAACGTGATAGACTTCAGCGCCGGAACACCTTACAGGATCGAGGAGGAGATAAAGGAGGTGCTGAGAGGCGGATTTGCCATCGATCAATACGAATCCTTCCGCGAGAAGCTAAAGAGGTGTGATGAGCTTATCTACATACTGGACAACGCCGGCGAGATCGTCTTCGATAAACTCCTGATGGAGGAGCTCATACGCTATGGGATCAAAAATATCACCGCTATCGTCAAAAGCAAGCCCATCCTGAACGACGCCACGAGCGAGGACGCCGAGATGGTGGGGATCGGGGAGCTTACGGAGATCATCGAGACCGGGACAGGATACCTGGGCCTTCCCGTGGATCTATCCCCACCGGAGGTGATCAAGAAGGTCAGAAGGGCTCCCCTCGTGATATCCAAGGGGCAGGCGAATTTCGAGACGCTGGACGAGTTCGACGCTGAGATCTTCTTCATCCTGAAGGCGAAATGTCCTACAGTGGCCGAGCGGATCGGGGTTGAGGTCGGCGAGATGGTCTTCTATAGGAGGCGCGGATGA
- a CDS encoding CPBP family intramembrane metalloprotease → MIRKVGLFLGMTFAINWLMAGMFWALGGKWNTPSSMIIGVLYMFVPAICVIIVQKGIYHQPLKLPLGISFRLNRWFLVAWLLPLILSLASMGVGLLLPDISFSPDASGFFERYSSILPPEKLEEMRRQMDKMPINPIWLSLIQGLIAGVTINAVAAFGEELGWRGFLQMELSGMGFWRSSLLIGLIWGTWHAPIILQGHNYPQHPVMGVLMMTIFCLLLGPIFSYIRVKSRSVIAAAVAHGSLNGTAGISILLLKGGSDLTVGLFGLSGFTILALTNLILFLAWRHGGDDLAFPDVIRGATQA, encoded by the coding sequence ATGATCCGGAAGGTCGGTCTCTTTCTGGGAATGACATTCGCCATCAACTGGCTGATGGCGGGGATGTTTTGGGCGCTCGGAGGAAAGTGGAACACGCCATCCTCCATGATCATAGGTGTCCTCTACATGTTCGTCCCCGCCATCTGCGTCATCATCGTTCAAAAGGGCATATACCACCAGCCGCTGAAGCTCCCATTGGGCATCTCCTTCAGATTGAACAGGTGGTTTCTGGTGGCGTGGCTTCTGCCTCTCATTCTAAGCCTCGCCTCCATGGGAGTGGGCCTTCTCCTTCCTGATATCAGCTTCTCCCCGGATGCCTCCGGTTTTTTCGAGAGATACTCCTCGATCCTTCCCCCTGAGAAACTCGAGGAGATGAGAAGACAGATGGATAAGATGCCGATTAACCCGATCTGGCTGAGCCTCATACAGGGGTTGATCGCCGGCGTGACGATAAACGCCGTGGCCGCCTTCGGGGAGGAGCTGGGATGGAGGGGATTCCTGCAGATGGAGCTTTCGGGCATGGGCTTCTGGAGAAGCTCCCTGCTGATAGGTCTGATATGGGGCACATGGCATGCTCCCATCATCCTTCAAGGGCACAACTATCCCCAACATCCGGTTATGGGCGTTTTGATGATGACGATATTCTGCCTGCTTCTAGGCCCTATCTTCAGCTACATCAGGGTTAAATCTCGATCCGTCATAGCGGCGGCCGTGGCCCACGGATCGTTGAACGGCACGGCGGGGATATCCATACTGCTCCTGAAAGGCGGCAGTGATCTGACGGTGGGGTTATTCGGCCTCTCCGGATTCACCATCCTGGCTCTGACAAACCTCATCCTTTTTCTGGCATGGCGACATGGAGGTGATGACCTTGCATTTCCCGATGTTATTCGAGGAGCTACACAGGCTTGA